One window from the genome of Cryptomeria japonica chromosome 6, Sugi_1.0, whole genome shotgun sequence encodes:
- the LOC131030240 gene encoding probable E3 ubiquitin-protein ligase ATL44: protein MDMTAIIVLIFFTILFLRLAFDWWKHRNRHQAFFREREREREMVIVLEFLGVSNEGEAAGFSPTEIEQLQSFQFTAKDLNAKTKATKLSCPICLEDFSDGQRFKILPICHHYFHSLCIDKWLALNKNCPCCRLSVTIRALDGNPWELLMRSSEEKCEPQIEHVEAQHETEETITSFSPSAVKHGGHDSSRHETSIAIQKDEDY from the coding sequence ATGGATATGACTGCTATTATTGTGTTAATTTTCTTCACAATTCTCTTCTTAAGACTTGCATTTGATTGGTGGAAGCACCGAAACCGCCACCAAGCATTCttcagagaaagagaaagagaaagagaaatggttATAGTCTTAGAATTCTTAGGAGTATCAAATGAAGGTGAAGCAGCAGGATTTTCTCCGACTGAAATAGAACAACTCCAGAGCTTTCAATTTACTGCAAAAGACTTGAACGCTAAAACTAAAGCAACCAAATTAAGCTGCCCAATCTGTCTCGAAGATTTTAGTGATGGCCAACGTTTTAAAATACTACCAATCTGTCATCACTATTTCCATTCGTTGTGCATTGATAAATGGTTGGCTCTTAATAAAAACTGTCCTTGTTGCAGACTTTCTGTTACTATTAGAGCCTTGGATGGCAATCCATGGGAGCTGCTAATGAGATCATCGGAAGAAAAATGTGAGCCACAAATAGAACATGTAGAGGCACAACATGAAACAGAAGAAACTATAACTTCGTTCTCACCATCAGCTGTCAAACATGGTGGGCATGACAGTAGTCGCCATGAAACTAGTATAGCTATACAAAAGGATGAGGATTATTAG